The following proteins come from a genomic window of Homalodisca vitripennis isolate AUS2020 unplaced genomic scaffold, UT_GWSS_2.1 ScUCBcl_5953;HRSCAF=12938, whole genome shotgun sequence:
- the LOC124373588 gene encoding LOW QUALITY PROTEIN: ER membrane protein complex subunit 2-like (The sequence of the model RefSeq protein was modified relative to this genomic sequence to represent the inferred CDS: deleted 3 bases in 3 codons), which produces MSWAEMRDKLRVWREENVRQSSDLITMWDTVLQDKMHKLGDEQYVVYEQVFIAALDCNRIDVANECLHALTAEFPDSLRIYKLQVMKLEAQERYEEALELLQNIIKKDKTNAAPRKRRVAILKACGKIPEAIKELSEYLKKFMVDQEAWQELCELYLSEQDYARAAFCMEELILHNPHSHLLHQRLAEIKYTQGGFENLEMARSHYCIGHKLNPNNMRALYGLFLCATNIAMSPKTTSAKKKEANKFGYVCNENRSQT; this is translated from the exons ATGAGTTGGGCAg AAATGAGAGACAAACTTCGTGTATGGAGGGAAGAAAATGTGAGGCAGAGTAGTGATCTTATCACAATGTGGGACACTGTGCTACAGGATAAAATGCATAAACTCGGGGATGAGC AGTACGTAGTGTACGAGCAAGTATTCATTGCTGCCCTGGATTGTAACAGAATCGATGTTGCCAACGAGTGTCTGCACGCTCTA ACTGCAGAGTTTCCAGATAGTTTGCGGATTTACAAACTACAAGTCATGAAACTTGAAGCTCAAGAGAG GTATGAAGAGGCCTTAGAACTGCTACAAAACATCATCAAGAAGGACAAAACAAATGCAGCCCCGAGGAAACGACGGGTTGCAATTTTGAAGGCTTGTGGTAAAATACCTGAGGCTATCAAGGAACTCTCAGAATACCTGAAAAA ATTCATGGTGGACCAGGAGGCGTGGCAGGAACTGTGCGAGTTGTACTTGAGCGAGCAGGACTATGCCAGGGCAGCATTCTGTATGGAGGAGCTGATCCTGCATAACCCTCACAGT CACCTGCTGCACCAGCGACTGGCAGAGATCAAGTACACACAG GGGGGGTTCGAGAACTTGGAAATGGCTCGCTCACACTATTGCATTGGCCAT AAGCTGAACCCCAACAACATGAGAGCCCTGTACGGTCTCTTTCTG tGTGCAACCAACATTGCTATGTCACCTAAGACTACATCAGCCAAGAAGAAAGAAGCAAACAAATTTGGCTACGTTTGCAATGAAAACAGGTCACAGACAg